The sequence GTTCCATTTACGAGAGGGCCGGAGCGAAGCAGGCATCCTGAATCTGTTTTAAAGGAAATAGAGGAGTTAGCTTCCAAGGGTTATAAGGAGATAACCTTGTTAGGTCAAAGCGTTGACTCTTATGGTAAGGATTTACCCTTTAAGTATACTCTTGCAGATCTATTGAGGGATATAGAAAAAGTAGACGGCATCAAGTGGGTTCGCTTTACCACATCTCATCCCCTTGACTTTTCCGATGAGCTTATAAAGGCGATAGAAGATTGTTCCAAGGTTTGTGAGCACTTTCACATACCGGTTCAGTCGGGATCGACAAAGATACTTGCGAGAATGGGAAGGGGATACACGCGTGAGGATTACCTTAGGCTTATAGAAAGGCTAAAGAGCAAGTTTCCCCAGCCTGAAGCAAGCTATACGACCGATATAATAGTTGGTTTTCCTGGTGAGACCGAAGAGGACTTTATGGATAGCATGAGGCTTGTTGAGGAAGTAAGGTTTGATATGGTATATACTGCTATATATTCTCCTCGTCCGGGGACCTTAGCTGCTACTTTTCCAGATCAGGTCCCCGAGGATATAAAGAGCAAGAGAATAAATAAGTTGAATGAGCTTGTTGCTTCTGTCGCTAAGGAAATTCATAAGGAGCTTGAAGGTAGAACGTATGAGGTTTTGGTAGATGGCTTTGCGCCAAAGGATGATATGCTTCAGGGAAGGACTCGCGCAAATAGAATAGTTGTATTTAAGGGGGAGGAGTCTCTTATAGGTAGCTTCGTTAAAGTTAAGATAGTTAAAGGAGAAACATGGGCTCTTTTAGGAGAGCTAGTTTCCCCTTAGTATCTTTATCTCGTCTCCTGGTTTGACCTCTCCGCTTTCGATTACTTTAGCGAATATTCCCTTTCTTGGCATTATGCAGTCTCCTACTTCCTTGTATATGTTACACTTTGAGTGACATCTTTTACCTATATGGGATACTTGAATCGTTGCTTCCCCTACCTTTATTAGCGTTCCTATCTCTATTTCAGATAGGTTTAGTCCATCGAAGGTTATATTTTCTGCGAAATCCCCAGGATTCCTTCTAAAAGCTTTAACATCTTCTAGGGAAAGTAGACTTACTTCCCTTTCCGTTCCTGAGTGAGCATCTCCCTCGACTCCCAGATCTTTAACGAGCTTTATCTTTTCAACAGGAGTCTTTGAGGTTCCTTTCTTGAGCGATATGTTCGTTGATATCACCTTTCCTATCATAGATGATCCCCCTTCTTTTATAATAGTCTTGGATTGCTGCCTTTATTCCTTCCTCAGCCAATAGAGAGCAATGTATCTTATGTGGAGGTAATCCTCCTAGCGCCTCTGCTACATCCTTGTTTGTGACCTTAAGGGCTTCCTCTAAGGTTTTTCCCTTTACCATCTCTGTTACCATAGATGAGGTGGCTATCGCTGCTGCACAGCCAAAGGTTTCAAACTTTATATCCTCTATCCTTCCATCCTTTACTTTTATATAGATTTTCATTACATCCCCGCACTTTGGGTTTCCTACTTCGCCAATCCCATCTGCGTCCTCTATCCTTCCAACGTTTTTAGGGTTCATAAAAAGCTCTATAACCTTTTCAGTATACAGTTTGACTCACCTCTCTTTCTCTTAAACCTTTTTCCCATAGGGCGATATCCTTCTTAACTCCTCTACTATTTTCTCTAGATTATCTAAGGTGTAGCCTATGTCTTCTTCCGTAGTATCCTTGCCTAGGGTTAACCTCAGGGATCCATGAGCCACCTCATGAGGTATTCCCATAGCTAGGAGGACATGGCTTGGTTCAAGCTTGGCGCTTGAGCAGGCTGAACCTGTTGAGGCCCCTATTCCCACTGCATCTAGCCTTAGGATGAGGGATTCTCCCTCTATG comes from Synergistota bacterium and encodes:
- the nifU gene encoding Fe-S cluster assembly scaffold protein NifU; translation: MYTEKVIELFMNPKNVGRIEDADGIGEVGNPKCGDVMKIYIKVKDGRIEDIKFETFGCAAAIATSSMVTEMVKGKTLEEALKVTNKDVAEALGGLPPHKIHCSLLAEEGIKAAIQDYYKRRGIIYDRKGDINEHIAQERNLKDSC
- a CDS encoding MOSC domain-containing protein; protein product: MIGKVISTNISLKKGTSKTPVEKIKLVKDLGVEGDAHSGTEREVSLLSLEDVKAFRRNPGDFAENITFDGLNLSEIEIGTLIKVGEATIQVSHIGKRCHSKCNIYKEVGDCIMPRKGIFAKVIESGEVKPGDEIKILRGN
- the miaB gene encoding tRNA (N6-isopentenyl adenosine(37)-C2)-methylthiotransferase MiaB produces the protein MRFESFHVITYGCQMNMADSERIRGVLLQHGLKEKDSEEDVDFLVLNTCVVRDKSEKKVYGKLGKIKVLWERNKRPLVAVCGCMAQKEGKKLLDRFPFVVLVMGPSSLARLPEALLKIEKGERLLFLDDEKLMDIEKLPASRCSPFKAWIPITYGCNRFCTYCIVPFTRGPERSRHPESVLKEIEELASKGYKEITLLGQSVDSYGKDLPFKYTLADLLRDIEKVDGIKWVRFTTSHPLDFSDELIKAIEDCSKVCEHFHIPVQSGSTKILARMGRGYTREDYLRLIERLKSKFPQPEASYTTDIIVGFPGETEEDFMDSMRLVEEVRFDMVYTAIYSPRPGTLAATFPDQVPEDIKSKRINKLNELVASVAKEIHKELEGRTYEVLVDGFAPKDDMLQGRTRANRIVVFKGEESLIGSFVKVKIVKGETWALLGELVSP